In one Gemmatimonas aurantiaca genomic region, the following are encoded:
- a CDS encoding HNH endonuclease: MIAGCLALNASYEPLTMVPLRRALRLVIDGKAEIVEAERGVPIRSEKRAFPRPAVIRLTRFVHVPRRFRRQVTNTFLFARDDYQCQYCGRRANELKTRESLTRDHLIPMSRGGTNEWSNVVTACSSCNTRKANRLPNEIGMHPMHVPTEPHFVHLSWAVRRLTPIQAQYIRTFYGEDTLRELQKIEGIQGQVQVSGL, from the coding sequence GTGATCGCCGGATGTCTCGCACTGAATGCGTCGTACGAACCACTGACGATGGTCCCGCTCCGGCGGGCATTGCGGCTCGTCATCGACGGCAAGGCGGAGATCGTCGAGGCGGAGCGTGGTGTGCCGATCCGTTCGGAAAAGCGGGCCTTCCCGCGTCCGGCGGTCATCCGGCTCACCCGCTTCGTGCACGTTCCGCGCCGGTTCCGTCGACAGGTCACGAACACGTTTCTCTTCGCGCGTGACGACTACCAGTGTCAATACTGCGGTCGCCGCGCGAACGAGCTCAAGACGCGTGAATCGCTCACGCGTGATCATCTCATCCCGATGTCGCGCGGTGGCACCAACGAATGGTCCAACGTGGTGACGGCCTGCAGCTCGTGCAACACGCGCAAGGCGAACCGGTTGCCGAACGAGATCGGCATGCACCCGATGCATGTGCCCACCGAGCCGCACTTCGTGCACCTGTCGTGGGCGGTGCGGCGGCTGACGCCGATTCAGGCGCAGTACATCCGCACGTTCTATGGTGAGGACACGCTGCGGGAACTGCAGAAGATCGAAGGAATACAGGGGCAGGTTCAGGTCTCGGGGCTCTGA
- a CDS encoding PBP1A family penicillin-binding protein, giving the protein MAFSSVLTRRPWLGWLLVITLLGGAIGAGLLAGAWVVICRDGRCPSIASLEQYVPRQTSKVYAVDGRFITELGLERRTLVRLQDIPKHVRDAVVITEDRRFYQHSGIDYFRVFGAAVRNLRAGGYAQGFSTITMQLARNVFPDRLSREKTLLRKVKEGRVARAIERRYSKDKILELYLNQVYLGNGAYGVETASQRYFGKPVRDVTVAEAAVLAGLLKGPERYNPRRFADRAIQRRNTVLELMRRSGAISDADASLAKAYPLQLAERSESGDVAPYFVEWVRQELEEHFGKRLYDEGLKVYTSLDVDMQSAAERALENQLQAIEAGRHGAYKHLTYEGYLARSAEGGERGAANSPYLQGAFVAIDPRTGAVRAMVGGRDFGDSKFNRAVQALRQPGSTFKPIVYATAIHEGFGPSQIIDDSPLSLDQVSGEAWTPQNYDLKFQGNMPLRRALYQSRNIPAIRTGMALGTGNVIGMARRFGITTPIPPYPSIFIGSADVYPVQMIGAYSVFANLGLRTTPHAILKVENADGKLLWKPNPDRDAVLSPEEAWLMVSMMKDVVVRGSAARIWANGFRVPAGGKTGTTNDGADVWFIGYTADLVAGVWMGFDRPQKIKANAQGGELASPAWAAFMTEVYRRKPQPPDWPRPDGVVTREIDSATGRLANSSCMGAVVTEFFVQGWEPTQSCSDGSGPTPMSADSARIRSMRDTTNPFRIPPH; this is encoded by the coding sequence ATGGCATTCTCATCCGTGTTGACGCGTCGCCCCTGGCTGGGGTGGTTGCTCGTGATCACGCTCCTTGGTGGGGCGATCGGTGCCGGCTTGCTCGCCGGTGCCTGGGTGGTCATTTGCCGCGACGGGCGCTGCCCGTCCATCGCCTCCCTGGAGCAGTACGTGCCCCGGCAGACGTCCAAGGTCTACGCCGTCGACGGACGTTTCATCACGGAGCTCGGACTCGAACGGCGCACCCTCGTGCGCTTGCAGGACATTCCGAAGCACGTGCGCGATGCCGTCGTGATCACGGAAGACCGTCGCTTCTATCAGCATTCGGGGATCGACTACTTCCGCGTTTTTGGTGCGGCCGTGCGCAATCTCCGGGCTGGTGGTTATGCGCAGGGGTTCTCGACGATCACCATGCAGTTGGCCCGCAATGTCTTCCCCGACCGCCTCTCGCGCGAGAAGACCCTTCTGCGCAAGGTGAAGGAAGGACGTGTGGCGCGGGCCATCGAACGGCGCTATTCCAAGGACAAGATCCTCGAGCTCTATCTCAATCAGGTGTACCTCGGCAACGGGGCGTACGGCGTCGAGACGGCGTCGCAACGCTACTTCGGCAAGCCGGTACGCGATGTGACGGTGGCCGAAGCCGCGGTGCTGGCCGGGCTGCTGAAGGGACCGGAGCGCTACAATCCGCGCCGGTTTGCCGATCGTGCCATCCAGCGGCGCAACACCGTGCTGGAACTCATGCGCCGGAGCGGCGCCATCAGCGATGCCGATGCGTCGCTGGCCAAGGCGTATCCGCTGCAACTGGCCGAACGCAGTGAGTCGGGCGATGTCGCGCCGTACTTCGTGGAATGGGTACGCCAGGAACTCGAAGAACATTTTGGCAAGCGCCTCTACGACGAAGGGCTCAAGGTCTACACGTCGCTGGACGTGGACATGCAGTCGGCGGCCGAACGGGCGCTCGAGAATCAGCTGCAGGCCATCGAGGCCGGTCGCCATGGGGCGTACAAACACCTCACCTACGAAGGGTATCTCGCGCGCAGCGCAGAGGGCGGCGAACGTGGCGCGGCGAACTCGCCGTATCTGCAGGGCGCATTTGTTGCCATCGACCCCCGCACGGGTGCGGTGCGCGCAATGGTGGGCGGTCGCGATTTTGGCGACTCCAAATTCAACCGGGCCGTACAGGCGCTGCGTCAGCCGGGATCGACGTTCAAGCCGATCGTGTACGCCACCGCCATCCACGAAGGATTCGGTCCGTCGCAGATCATCGACGATTCGCCGCTCTCGCTCGATCAGGTGAGCGGTGAAGCGTGGACGCCGCAGAACTACGATCTCAAATTCCAGGGCAACATGCCCCTGCGGCGGGCGCTCTATCAGTCGCGCAACATTCCCGCCATCCGCACCGGCATGGCACTCGGAACGGGCAATGTCATCGGCATGGCGCGCCGGTTCGGCATCACCACACCCATCCCGCCATATCCGTCCATCTTCATCGGTTCGGCGGACGTGTATCCCGTGCAGATGATCGGCGCGTATTCCGTGTTCGCCAATCTCGGTCTGCGCACCACGCCGCATGCGATCCTCAAGGTGGAGAACGCCGACGGAAAGCTGCTCTGGAAGCCCAATCCCGACCGTGATGCCGTGCTCTCGCCGGAAGAGGCCTGGCTGATGGTGAGCATGATGAAGGATGTGGTGGTGCGGGGCAGCGCGGCGCGCATCTGGGCCAACGGATTCCGTGTCCCGGCCGGTGGCAAGACGGGCACGACGAACGATGGGGCCGATGTGTGGTTCATCGGTTACACCGCGGATCTGGTGGCCGGTGTGTGGATGGGTTTCGATCGTCCGCAGAAGATCAAGGCCAACGCGCAGGGCGGGGAACTGGCGTCACCGGCCTGGGCGGCGTTCATGACGGAGGTGTACCGTCGCAAGCCGCAGCCGCCCGACTGGCCGCGCCCCGATGGTGTGGTCACCCGCGAGATCGATTCGGCCACCGGTCGTCTGGCCAACAGCAGTTGCATGGGTGCGGTGGTGACGGAGTTTTTCGTGCAGGGATGGGAACCCACGCAGAGTTGTTCCGATGGCAGCGGGCCCACGCCGATGAGCGCCGACAGCGCGCGCATTCGCTCCATGCGCGACACCACGAATCCGTTCCGCATCCCGCCGCACTGA
- a CDS encoding aminotransferase class V-fold PLP-dependent enzyme, giving the protein MTTPFDVAALRAREYPWMANDPAIYLNAASVGPLPQAAVNVTAEWTDMRARPHHLPFHLMQEAAATARRQFAALVGADADEIALMPNTTYGLNLAARALPLRPGVILTFDGEFPSCVYPFQALGARGLSLEFIPKRDGIPDEDALVTAIGNRADVVAVVVSWVQFANGFVADLERIGNACRARGVFFIVDGIQGCGVRPIDLHALPVDIFASGAQKWQLSPWGTGFVYVRRELVTALEPHDVGWACMKASVDYTRLTDYEFDFFDDARRFEVVTLAYQDFAAANASTALLLEVGVANIAAHIEQMGTRVVDWAASRADVRMVTPADPARRSGVLSFASTRLEAMAAALKAAQVNHVVREGAIRLSPHGYNTLEEIDRVLALLEG; this is encoded by the coding sequence ATGACAACGCCATTCGATGTCGCAGCGCTGCGTGCCCGTGAGTATCCGTGGATGGCCAACGATCCCGCGATCTACCTGAACGCGGCATCGGTGGGGCCGCTGCCGCAGGCCGCGGTGAATGTCACGGCGGAATGGACCGATATGCGGGCGCGTCCGCATCACCTGCCGTTTCACCTCATGCAGGAGGCCGCGGCCACGGCGCGGCGGCAGTTCGCGGCCCTGGTGGGCGCGGACGCCGATGAGATCGCGCTCATGCCCAACACCACCTACGGGCTCAATCTGGCGGCGCGGGCCCTGCCGCTGCGGCCGGGCGTGATCCTCACGTTCGACGGCGAGTTCCCGAGCTGCGTCTATCCGTTCCAGGCGCTTGGCGCCCGTGGCCTATCGCTGGAGTTCATCCCGAAGCGCGACGGCATCCCCGACGAGGACGCGCTGGTGACGGCGATCGGCAACCGGGCCGATGTGGTGGCGGTGGTGGTGTCGTGGGTGCAGTTCGCCAATGGCTTCGTGGCCGATCTCGAGCGCATCGGCAATGCGTGCCGTGCCCGTGGGGTGTTCTTCATCGTGGACGGCATCCAGGGGTGTGGGGTGCGGCCCATCGATCTGCATGCACTGCCGGTGGACATCTTCGCCAGTGGTGCACAGAAGTGGCAGCTGAGTCCCTGGGGCACCGGCTTCGTGTACGTGCGCCGCGAACTGGTGACCGCACTCGAGCCGCACGATGTGGGATGGGCGTGCATGAAGGCCTCGGTCGACTACACGCGCCTCACCGACTACGAGTTCGATTTTTTCGACGATGCCCGTCGATTCGAAGTCGTGACGCTGGCCTACCAGGATTTTGCGGCCGCCAATGCGTCCACGGCGCTGCTGCTGGAGGTGGGCGTGGCGAACATCGCGGCGCACATCGAACAGATGGGCACCCGCGTGGTGGACTGGGCGGCGAGCCGGGCCGATGTGCGCATGGTGACACCCGCCGATCCGGCGCGGCGGTCCGGCGTGCTGTCGTTTGCTTCGACCCGACTCGAGGCGATGGCCGCGGCACTCAAGGCCGCACAGGTCAATCACGTCGTGCGTGAAGGGGCCATCCGGTTGTCACCACACGGCTACAACACCCTCGAGGAGATCGATCGGGTACTGGCGCTGCTCGAGGGGTGA
- the tyrS gene encoding tyrosine--tRNA ligase, translating into MSARPSLLDELAWRELIHQHTEGLPAALAAGPVSGYCGFDPTASSLHVGNLVPIMGLVHMQRTGHRPFALVGGATGMIGDPSGRASERVLQGLDTIHANAEAIRNQLSRFLDFDGPRGAKLVNNVDWLAKLSVLDFLRDTGKHFSVNYMLAKDSVKTRIDGGISYTEFSYMLLQSHDFLELHRTEGVTLQFGGSDQWGNITAGLELIRRAGGGEAHGLTFPLITNADGSKFGKSTGGGSVWLDAARTSPYKFYQFWIGADDRDVSRYLRYYTLFSHDEITALDAEVRSAPEKRTAQRALAAEVTARVHSAEAARVAQEVSALLFEKADPQGLSGEALEALREEIPFAGYTAPAEGAPAEGIDVYQCLTLLGIAASRGAAKRLLEQGGVSVNGVKLSAADRTVGEDRLLRGRHLLIRKGQREFGLIHVP; encoded by the coding sequence ATGTCTGCACGCCCATCGCTTCTCGACGAGCTCGCCTGGCGCGAGCTGATCCATCAGCACACCGAAGGTCTGCCTGCCGCACTCGCCGCCGGTCCGGTCTCCGGTTATTGCGGGTTCGACCCCACCGCGTCGAGTCTCCACGTGGGCAATCTGGTCCCCATCATGGGGCTGGTGCACATGCAGCGCACCGGGCATCGGCCCTTTGCGCTGGTGGGTGGGGCCACCGGCATGATCGGCGATCCGAGTGGACGGGCCAGCGAACGTGTCCTGCAGGGACTCGACACCATCCATGCCAACGCCGAAGCCATCCGCAACCAGTTGAGTCGCTTCCTCGATTTCGACGGACCGCGCGGTGCGAAGCTGGTCAACAATGTCGACTGGCTGGCCAAGCTGTCGGTGCTCGATTTCCTGCGCGATACGGGAAAGCACTTCTCGGTGAACTACATGCTGGCGAAGGACTCGGTGAAAACCCGCATCGACGGCGGGATTTCGTACACCGAGTTTTCGTACATGCTCCTCCAGTCGCACGACTTCCTCGAGCTGCATCGCACCGAAGGTGTCACGCTGCAGTTCGGCGGCAGCGATCAGTGGGGCAACATCACCGCGGGGCTGGAACTGATCCGTCGCGCCGGCGGCGGCGAAGCGCATGGTCTCACGTTCCCGCTCATCACCAACGCCGACGGTTCGAAGTTCGGGAAGAGCACCGGCGGCGGGTCGGTGTGGCTGGATGCGGCGCGCACGTCGCCGTACAAGTTCTACCAGTTCTGGATCGGCGCCGATGACCGCGATGTGTCACGGTACCTGCGCTACTACACGCTGTTCTCCCACGACGAGATCACCGCGCTCGACGCGGAAGTGCGTTCGGCGCCGGAGAAGCGTACGGCGCAGCGCGCGCTGGCGGCCGAAGTGACGGCGCGGGTGCACAGTGCAGAGGCCGCACGTGTCGCGCAGGAGGTCTCGGCGCTGCTGTTCGAGAAGGCCGATCCGCAGGGACTCTCGGGTGAGGCACTCGAAGCCCTGCGGGAGGAGATTCCGTTTGCCGGATACACCGCCCCGGCCGAAGGCGCACCGGCCGAGGGGATCGACGTGTATCAGTGCCTCACACTGCTCGGCATTGCCGCCTCTCGTGGAGCGGCCAAGCGTCTGCTCGAACAGGGCGGCGTGAGCGTGAACGGAGTGAAGCTGTCCGCAGCCGATCGCACTGTCGGAGAGGACCGGCTGCTGCGTGGCCGCCATCTGCTCATCCGCAAGGGACAGCGGGAGTTCGGACTGATTCACGTACCCTGA
- a CDS encoding sigma-54 dependent transcriptional regulator has product MPSVLIVDDEPNIRRMVGALLTSEGYDVRDASDGATGLALAETLEPDVALIDLMMPGELDGLGLLEKLRERRPDVPVVMMSGRAALTDAVRATRLGAFTFLEKPLTPEGVLLALASAFELRQARRAAAALREDLGISGEMIGDAPAMREVRALLARVGPTDARVLITGESGTGKELAAAALHVASPRRDRPFVRVNCAAIPRDLVESEMFGHERGAFTGATERRIGRFELAHTGTLFLDEVGDLGAEAQAKLLRAIEAREIERVGGGKPIKVDVRILAATNKDLTRAVADGSFREDLFFRLNVIPIHLPPLRDRPGDLPALVRHFSARHRTRTGRPLVQWQDGALVALSGYHWPGNIRELANVVERLAILHAGSEVTRADVRQVLPDPRAFGGGPPGTPAGNPAEEPPDDAAGVPEVLDGQLPLSEALDAYERRLISAALAQSDGNVAEAARRLQTDRPNLYRRMRRLGLASANE; this is encoded by the coding sequence GTGCCCAGTGTCCTGATCGTCGACGACGAGCCGAACATCCGGCGCATGGTGGGCGCATTGCTCACGTCCGAAGGGTACGACGTGCGCGATGCGTCCGATGGCGCCACGGGACTGGCACTGGCCGAGACGCTGGAGCCCGATGTCGCTCTCATCGACCTGATGATGCCCGGTGAGCTCGATGGCCTCGGTCTCCTCGAGAAATTGCGCGAACGCCGTCCCGATGTGCCGGTGGTCATGATGAGTGGACGCGCGGCGCTCACCGATGCCGTGCGTGCCACCCGACTCGGCGCCTTCACCTTCCTCGAGAAGCCGCTCACGCCCGAAGGGGTGCTGCTCGCGCTCGCGTCGGCGTTCGAACTCCGGCAGGCGCGGCGCGCCGCGGCGGCGCTGCGTGAAGATCTGGGCATCTCCGGCGAGATGATCGGCGACGCCCCGGCCATGCGCGAGGTCCGGGCGCTGCTGGCCCGGGTGGGGCCCACCGACGCGCGGGTGCTCATCACGGGCGAATCCGGCACCGGCAAGGAACTGGCGGCCGCGGCGCTGCATGTGGCCAGCCCGCGGCGCGATCGACCGTTCGTGCGGGTGAACTGCGCGGCCATTCCGCGCGATCTCGTGGAAAGCGAGATGTTCGGCCACGAACGGGGCGCGTTCACCGGCGCCACCGAGCGCCGCATCGGGCGATTCGAGCTGGCCCACACCGGGACGCTGTTTCTCGACGAAGTGGGCGATCTGGGCGCCGAAGCGCAGGCCAAACTGCTGCGCGCCATCGAGGCCCGTGAGATCGAGCGGGTGGGCGGCGGCAAACCGATCAAGGTGGACGTGCGCATTCTCGCGGCCACCAACAAGGACCTCACGCGGGCGGTGGCCGATGGCAGCTTCCGCGAGGATCTGTTCTTCCGCCTGAACGTCATTCCCATCCATCTGCCGCCGCTGCGTGACCGGCCCGGCGATCTGCCTGCCCTCGTGCGCCACTTCTCGGCGCGTCACCGCACCCGCACCGGTCGGCCGCTCGTGCAATGGCAGGACGGGGCGCTGGTGGCCCTCAGCGGGTACCACTGGCCCGGCAACATCCGCGAACTGGCCAACGTCGTGGAGCGGCTGGCCATTCTCCACGCCGGCAGCGAGGTGACCCGGGCCGACGTGCGGCAGGTGCTGCCCGACCCCCGCGCGTTTGGCGGTGGCCCACCCGGGACTCCCGCCGGGAACCCCGCCGAGGAGCCCCCCGACGACGCGGCGGGTGTGCCCGAGGTGCTCGATGGTCAGCTGCCGCTCAGCGAGGCGCTCGATGCCTACGAACGTCGTCTCATTTCCGCCGCCCTGGCCCAGAGCGACGGCAACGTGGCCGAAGCGGCACGACGACTGCAAACCGACCGGCCCAACCTGTATCGTCGAATGCGTAGACTTGGCCTGGCCTCGGCCAACGAATAG
- a CDS encoding BamA/TamA family outer membrane protein — protein sequence MRTVPLLGLIALLLPFSGSEAQRDRDRRVGGVPRDVALEVTRTFNAPATRRVRGDFSLAATDTVRGDIAVLNGNARLGGVVTGQVIVLNGDVLLLEGSRIERSLTVLGGTFESPDRPNVGGEIRVWSSRYRYHEDADTLVAETDFFARWSQWVRDDNTNNSESQLFVTTAHTYNRVEGLPIIVGPRFRARAENTRIRAELFGIFRTGDGLRWDRENLGHRALFEVRQGERKGIAVGGRLFDEVDAMEHWQLTEAEVGLNAFLFTRDYRDYWQRHGGQGYVSLFGGRGSEVRATYGRERWSSRRMRDVWSIFSSDVPWRVNPAADEGVMNLLTLSATIDTRTNAVNPRSGWYLRGEFERGSGTMDRFGTLTEGVRPESVGTVNVAPVALGDMEYSRLLLDLRRYTRLGPQAQLNTRVVYGGWTSGNALPVQRRFAVSGIDALPGFDFRRMLGSADVGTCATGSEEAYAALGRPAQCDRMVLAQVEWKGDFRINLFGDDKYGDSRWGFNGVRGDGTWVIFANSGRGWLVDNRVRPNGGGSGGTADPLDALMYKGIPSLNTWRTDVGGGFDFGDFGVYVAQAVSQSGLSPNVYVRLSRRF from the coding sequence ATGCGCACCGTTCCGCTGCTGGGGCTGATCGCGCTGCTGCTTCCTTTTTCGGGAAGTGAGGCGCAACGGGACCGGGATCGCCGTGTCGGCGGTGTGCCACGCGATGTCGCGCTCGAGGTGACCCGCACCTTCAACGCCCCCGCCACGCGCCGGGTGCGCGGCGATTTTTCGCTCGCCGCGACCGACACCGTGCGAGGTGACATCGCGGTGCTCAACGGCAATGCCCGTCTGGGCGGTGTGGTGACCGGTCAGGTGATCGTGCTCAATGGCGATGTGCTGCTGCTCGAGGGCTCACGCATCGAACGTTCGCTCACGGTCCTGGGTGGCACGTTCGAATCGCCGGATCGCCCGAATGTCGGCGGGGAGATCCGCGTCTGGAGCTCACGCTATCGCTATCACGAGGATGCGGACACGCTCGTCGCGGAGACCGACTTCTTCGCCCGCTGGTCGCAATGGGTACGCGACGACAACACGAACAACTCGGAGAGCCAGCTCTTCGTGACCACCGCGCACACCTACAATCGGGTGGAGGGGCTGCCCATCATCGTCGGCCCCCGCTTCCGGGCGCGGGCCGAGAACACACGGATACGCGCCGAACTCTTCGGCATCTTCCGCACGGGCGATGGTCTGCGCTGGGATCGCGAAAATCTCGGACATCGGGCCCTGTTCGAAGTGCGCCAGGGGGAACGCAAGGGCATTGCCGTTGGCGGCCGCCTGTTCGACGAGGTGGACGCCATGGAACACTGGCAACTCACCGAGGCGGAAGTGGGGCTCAATGCGTTTCTCTTCACGCGCGACTACCGCGACTACTGGCAACGCCACGGCGGCCAGGGATATGTGTCGCTCTTCGGCGGACGCGGATCGGAAGTGCGGGCCACGTACGGACGCGAACGCTGGAGCAGCCGGCGCATGCGCGATGTGTGGTCGATCTTTTCGAGTGATGTGCCCTGGCGTGTGAATCCCGCGGCCGATGAAGGGGTCATGAATCTGCTCACCCTTTCGGCCACGATCGATACGCGGACGAATGCGGTGAACCCACGTTCGGGGTGGTACCTGCGCGGTGAGTTCGAACGCGGCAGCGGCACGATGGATCGGTTCGGTACGCTGACCGAGGGCGTGCGCCCCGAGTCGGTGGGCACGGTCAACGTCGCGCCTGTCGCCCTGGGGGACATGGAGTATTCCCGGCTGCTGCTCGATCTGCGGCGCTATACGCGGCTCGGCCCGCAGGCCCAGCTCAACACGCGGGTGGTGTACGGTGGATGGACAAGTGGCAACGCGCTGCCGGTGCAGCGGCGCTTCGCCGTGAGCGGCATCGATGCGCTGCCGGGATTCGATTTCCGTCGCATGCTCGGTTCGGCCGACGTGGGCACATGCGCGACGGGCTCCGAGGAGGCCTACGCCGCACTCGGTCGTCCGGCGCAGTGCGATCGCATGGTGCTGGCACAGGTGGAATGGAAAGGTGATTTCCGCATCAACCTGTTCGGCGACGACAAGTACGGCGACAGCCGCTGGGGCTTCAACGGGGTTCGTGGTGACGGCACCTGGGTGATCTTCGCCAACTCCGGTCGGGGATGGCTCGTGGACAACCGCGTCCGCCCCAATGGCGGCGGCTCGGGAGGCACGGCCGACCCGTTGGATGCGCTGATGTACAAGGGCATTCCCTCGCTCAATACCTGGCGCACCGACGTCGGCGGCGGATTCGACTTCGGGGACTTCGGGGTGTACGTGGCCCAGGCGGTCTCGCAGAGCGGCCTGTCGCCCAATGTGTACGTGCGTCTGTCACGGCGCTTCTGA
- a CDS encoding amidohydrolase family protein, translating into MSPPSPVLTRPTLYSADWVLPIAAPPIREGAVLVDDGIIVWVGPRAAAPIGEAGDSGDVAIEPLGRAVLMPGLVNAHTHLELTTLRGFLEGFDFREWLRTLTEVRRDLLTPDDLVDASRVGIAEALRHGITTMADTTDSAAPLQAMREMGVRGIGYVEVFGPDPAQCGESMQRLKARVEALRALDTSLVRMGISPHAPYTVSAALFRAAAGLARDEHLPMAVHIAESAAEVSFVRDGAGPFAERLRARGIGVAPQASSPIALLDACGVLDVRPLLIHAIRVDDADLARIADAGATIVHCPISNAKLGHGIAPLDRMLAHGVAVGLGSDSVASNDRMHLLDEARQATLMHAVRSGQPDSLDAHTALTLATQGGAAALGLADRIGTLTPGKAADLTAFPLACEETGPVYDPAVTLVHVLAGRAVASLVMVAGVVRLRDGIVTGADRVLVEDSLRRLTATAARLEEWRRRGSA; encoded by the coding sequence GTGAGCCCCCCGTCCCCGGTTCTCACGCGCCCCACGCTGTATTCGGCGGACTGGGTGCTGCCCATTGCCGCCCCGCCCATCCGGGAGGGCGCGGTGCTCGTGGACGATGGAATCATCGTGTGGGTGGGACCGCGTGCGGCGGCGCCGATCGGCGAGGCGGGGGACAGTGGTGATGTCGCCATCGAGCCTCTGGGCAGGGCGGTGCTCATGCCGGGGCTGGTGAATGCGCACACGCATCTCGAACTCACCACGCTGCGCGGATTTCTGGAGGGTTTCGATTTTCGCGAATGGCTACGCACGCTCACCGAGGTCCGTCGCGACCTGTTGACGCCGGACGATCTCGTGGACGCATCGCGGGTGGGAATCGCCGAGGCCCTGCGTCATGGTATCACCACGATGGCGGACACCACCGATTCCGCCGCGCCGTTGCAGGCGATGCGGGAGATGGGGGTGCGCGGTATCGGGTACGTGGAAGTGTTCGGCCCCGATCCGGCACAGTGCGGGGAGTCGATGCAGCGGCTCAAGGCGCGCGTGGAGGCACTGCGCGCGCTGGATACGTCACTGGTGCGTATGGGGATCTCGCCCCATGCGCCCTACACGGTGAGTGCGGCGCTCTTCCGTGCGGCGGCGGGTCTGGCGCGCGATGAACACCTGCCCATGGCGGTGCACATCGCCGAGAGCGCGGCCGAAGTGTCGTTCGTGCGCGACGGGGCGGGTCCGTTCGCCGAGCGTTTACGTGCGCGGGGCATCGGGGTGGCACCGCAGGCCAGTTCGCCGATCGCCCTGCTCGACGCGTGTGGCGTGCTCGATGTGCGGCCGCTGCTGATCCACGCCATCCGCGTGGACGACGCCGATCTGGCGCGCATCGCCGACGCGGGCGCCACCATCGTGCACTGTCCCATTTCCAACGCCAAACTGGGGCATGGCATCGCGCCGCTCGACCGCATGCTGGCGCACGGGGTGGCGGTGGGCCTGGGTTCCGATTCCGTGGCCAGCAACGACCGCATGCATCTGCTCGACGAGGCCCGGCAGGCCACGCTGATGCACGCGGTGCGTTCGGGGCAGCCGGATTCGCTCGATGCACACACCGCCCTCACCCTGGCCACGCAGGGGGGGGCGGCAGCGCTGGGGCTGGCCGACCGGATCGGGACGCTCACGCCCGGCAAGGCAGCCGATCTGACGGCGTTTCCGCTGGCGTGCGAAGAGACCGGTCCGGTGTACGATCCGGCGGTGACGCTGGTGCATGTGCTGGCCGGCCGTGCGGTCGCGTCGCTGGTGATGGTGGCCGGTGTGGTGCGGCTGCGTGACGGAATCGTGACCGGGGCGGATCGGGTGCTCGTGGAGGACAGCCTGCGCCGCCTGACGGCCACCGCTGCCCGTCTCGAGGAGTGGCGGAGGCGCGGTTCGGCGTGA